The genomic interval GTGCTGTGGCCCCACTCACCTCCTGgacacagccccacagccgGAGGGGACGTTTCATGCACCACAGAGTGAGTTTCAACACAATGGGGGAAACGAGTTCCCCTCTGCTCTATCACCACTGCAGCACAGCGGGCGATAGGGATCTCTGTCATAACACCAACTGAACGTCTGGGGCTTCTAAGGGCCTTTGGGTGTGGGCAGGGGGGTTTTGATGCATCAAAGCAGCACTTCTGTAGGGAGGAGCCGAGGTAGAGACACCCCCAGGGCTGTGGGACATGCAAGGCAAAGTGACCCCGGCTGCCCACACTCTGCTCAGTCTGGTTCAGTGTCATGTTTTCTCCAGCTTTCCCGGACACGGCAGAGAAATGGTACACGTGGAAatacacattatttttaataggtGACTGGGTCAAAGTTCCACAACATGTCATTGTTCAACAGCAATGAGCAACCACTCATTAACGCCAGACAGCGCGGGCTGAACCGAAACGAGCGCCTTGTCCCGAAAACACGACGGTGCCACAGTGGGAAACGGTGCCTTTGGGCTCCTCCTGAGCCCCACAGAACCCACAGCGCTGCTCCTGCTGAGCTCCCGAGGCCGTGGGCTGCATCTGGTCCTGCCTGGAGGGGAACGAAGGGCAACTGAGGTGTTTTCCTGGATTCAGTGGTGAtgtgagaaggaaagcagtgtGCAATCCGTGCTGCTCCCCGTGCAAATGGAGAGATGCTTTTTGCTGCATGAGGACTGGCGTGCGTGGAACCACTGTGTCCCCATGGAGCAGCATGAGGGAACGggtgctgagcagagcactgGCCAAAATGGGGACTGCACTGAGCCTTCCCAAGCACAAGGCTTCAAAACCAGTTCTCCTTCCTTACCCCCGTGGATAAGCAGGATCTTGCACTCCTGCAGCgctctgcaaagcagctgaCCGATCTCTCCTTCCCGGGACGTGGCTttggttggactcagtgatctttgaggtcttttccagccgCAACGATTCCGTgattagtggggaaaaaatgaataatttccACTTTGCACCTTGAGCTTCAGGGAGGCAGCACCCAAGGGAACAGAGCAAGGCCAAAGGCAGAATCACATTGGGTATTTCTGACCCTTCATACTCCATCTGGAGCTCTGCACCCCGACCCCCCCTTTGCAGAGGGACCACCACAGATATCACACTGCCAAAGACCAAAGCAGTGTTGGCatggagcagcacaggggaCACGAAAAGTCCACGGGAACACATCCTGCCCATACAGAAACACTTTGCCAGGAATAACCACGCTCAGCAGAACCGTTATCACACCAATCTCCCGCACCATGACTAATGAtacagctgcagagcagtgattAGATGAAAAGAACCATTTTACAAACCAGCTTCAAAGTCATCACCGACGCCCGTGTTGCAAAGCAGCGCCTTTCAGCCCCAGGGAGATCCCCCCGTCCGAGCAGACGGAGCTGCACACTCCCACATACATGTGCTGAGATCTCCTGGTACTGCTGTGGGATGGGTGGCTCTGTGTTTGGTGGCCGTGGGGAAACAGAGGGCACAGCGTGGCCACGAGCTCCAATGCAGCTTTGTCCTCCTTCGCGGCATGCATCAGGGCTTCCCATCCACGGAAGTGGGGATTTCCCCCAGCTGGCACGTGGAGAGCCAAGCGGGTATCCCGAACACATGCGCTGCTGACAAAATTGGGTTTTGCTGCTCCTTTTGCTCTCAGTGAGGTGCACGTGGGGAGAGGCTTCAAAGAGGCGGAGTGGTGAGAAATGAGGCGGACGGGACGGGACCGTGTGTGCATCAGACTTGGGGAAAACCtctaaaaatgaatgaataatcCCTCCCAGGCaaagttttctgtgttttggtgATGAGACCGTCGGGGTTGTAACAGCAAGAACAAGTTCTTCCTATACATCTGaccaagcagagcagctggcagTGGGGAATGAAAGCCTTTCACGCCGTTAAAGCATACaccatgaaaacaaatgcacgttaaaaaaataaaaaacaccttAAAAGGCTCTTAATTTTCATAAAGTTCATATAAAAACCAGTCTGTGCCTCTGGTACGCATCATACAGTACCGCTCGGCACAGCAGCTAGGCATGGATGCTACAAAACACTGAATAATCTcgttaaaaaaataatagaaaacatAAAGGCGTCATCACCTTTTGGCACTCAAAACTGGCATAGAAAAACACAGGAGATGGTGTTTGTTTGAGCTCTTTAAAGCCAGGCGGGTTTTGCTGGCGCCCTGGTGATGCCCGTTTATTTGAGCAGCACGCGATGCTCCCCGCGCGCGATGTGCGAGGAGAACTCGTAGCGGTCGTGGCTGCGGTACCCGCAGACGTTGCACTCGAAGGGGTCGCGGAAGCCGTGGCAGCCCATGTGGATGGTGAACATCACGTAATCCAAGAACAGCACCCGGCAGTGGTCGCAGCGGTACGCGCCGATGGCCTCCCCGTCCTTGTTGATGACCTTGAAGGCGTCGCGCGGGCACATGGCCGGCGGTTTGATGATGTCGTAGGGCCGGGGGAAATCCTTCAGGGCTGGCAGGCCGTTGCGGGGCACGGGGAGCACCGGACCCTGCGGGAAGGGGGGGTTGGGCCGCTCCTCGTGGTTGCTGTCCGTGTCCGTGGAGTCGTGGCCGCTGTTGTTGGGGGACAAGGCGTGCTCCCGCAGCGGGACGTGGCTCTTCTCATCGCTGCCGTTGGGGACGTCGGCACGGGGCAGAGCCATGGGGTACAGCGTGCTGATGACGGGGACCATCTCGGGGGTGGGAGCCGGGGGGGTCTGCACCAAAGGGCGCAGGGCTTCGGCCCCCAGGAAGGAGATGGCGTTGTTGATGGCCTGGTCCATCATGCGGCCCTGCACGATGTCGCCTTCCTTCTCGTACACGAAGGATGAGCTGTAATTGACGTCAAAGCTGTGCCGCTTCTCACCTGCGAGAGAGGAGGTGTCTCGTTAGCAGGGGGCGAAAGCGGTGTGGAAGCTCTGTGATGCTTCTCCGGAGGGCTGCAGTCTctgggaagcaaaggggaatgaaaaatctgctgcagaaatgggGAACGTCGAGCACGGGTTCCTGCTGGCCTTTTAAAGACCGGGCCTGGGAACGAAACTCTAatggaggaggtggtggagatCAGATCAGCGCCAGCACTGTCAGGCTGTTCTGGGATCTAAGGGAGAGAACATCCTCGAGAAAATATTCCGTGCGTtaatttccatcatttttttcctagaaaaagtTAACATCATCGATAAAAATTGTTGTAAAAGAGCCAATAAAGAACCCAAATACTCCATTTTTTGCACCAAGACTTCAACCCTCCATTCTTGCCCTGCCCCCTTTCTCATACCTACACCAGCGGAgattgaatgcagcccacgTTACTCCGCTCCCACCCAGCAGTCACTCCTTACATGTCGTTAGACACGAGCGTGTTGTTAAGGCAATTAAACCCATTTCCTCCATTACCTTCTGACAATCACAGCCTGCCCTGCTGTCTTTGACCTCAACAGAGGTTTCCAGGCATCCAACAGTTATCTATCTATGTGTACACAGAACGTGTCTGTAGAAGCCAATGAAAAGAGGAGCAAGGAGTGTCCCAGTCTGGTGTGATGGAGCTTTGTGAGCTCTTGGGTTGGCAGACAGAGGGGATTGGAGTGTGGCCCCAGTCCTGCCCTGGGCTCCAGGAGGGGCCATGGGCTGCGTGGGCAGCACACAGGGCTTCTGCACCAGGTGCAAGGAGGGGAGAAAACTGCACCCAGAAGAGCTCGAGTCACTTTTTGATGAGTATCTAGAAATAACTAACCGAATTCTGCGGTTACGTGAAACAGAATCATTCActcaacagcaacaaaaaaataaaaaggacgAAGTGCTTCATGTGCAACCGGCTTTCAAGCATCAGATCCACTAAATCTCTTAGTTACAGTAACTGGAGAAGTGCAGATGTTTATCAGTCACCTGTCAACACCATGACTCAATGTATATGAAACTCTTCAGGTTTCACTGCAGAAAACCAGGAGCTCACGTTTCTCTTATAAAACACTCAGAAAGGTTAAAGAACCACAAGGGTAACTGCTTCCAGCCCTCACCCAACTTGTGATCCATCTTCACACAGAAGGCAACAAAGTGATATAGCACATTGGTGTGACTCATAGAGCAGTTCTGGGCAAGCGAGAtgtgaaaaaaagtgaaagaaaaaaaaacacgtgtagcaaaagcaaaaatacatcGAACTCCCTACAGATTTGGAGAGAAAACTGAGGGCAAAGATgcaggaagagggaagggaGCGCGTGGTGATGGCACAGGTCATGCTGTGCCCAACGCTGGGATGTTTTGTCTTTGCGGGAGGAAAACTGAACGGATTATTCTGAGCAAAGCTGCCACAGGAAGCATCGCAAAGTCGTTGCAAATGGCCAAATTAAATACTGAATGCATGGGACTCTTTGTTGGTTTACAAAGCAGCCGGCGGGGAGCTGAGCATCCCCATCAGAATTCACACTTGAGCCGTAGCGGATGACAcgtctgctgtgctgctgtgctgctgtgctgctgtgctgctgtgctgctgtgctgctgtgcttgctCTAAAACACATCGGTTCCTGCAATGTGATGAGGTGTGGACACTGGGAGCggggagggcagcagcttcCCGCCCCGCTAAGCAGGGCAGCCCACTTCTCATCAGccctgtgcacaggggtggggGGTGATGAAGCGTTGGAGCAGCGCTGCACCTCCACCACCATGAGAAATGTCTGAGCCAGAGGTCTCAGGGAAAGGCTGGTTTTGCAAAGGAGGAAGCAGAGGTCTATGAGCAGATGGTGGGAACTGGCAGAAGCgcatcagctgcactgctggtgTTGACTTGGGTCAACTTTAGGTGCGGCTCCGTGCCAAAGAAAAGTGGAAATCTACAGCAAATTGTGACACGCAGGATGATAAAACTTCCATTAAACCCTTCTTCTTTTGCAGctcaaggaaaggctgaggacAACGTCTTTGCAAAAGCCTTTGAATGAAGGAGGGCACAGTGCAGAGAACATGCTCTGCTGCCCATCTCCTCATTTGAGGCTCCTATTTGTGCCACGGGAGatgagaaagcaaaaacatcAGAGCAGACGAGATTCCTCACGCTTATATGGACCACAGCAGAGACCCCAAGTCATAAGAAAGGGTTTTTTCCTCCCAGTCAATACGATGTGGTGCCAGCCCAAACCAAAACAAGGGCCCATTCCACCCAAGATGCTTGCAGAACAAATCAGCAGGATGCTCCATGCTGTAATTGGGCTCAGTGACCCCTATGGAGCCCTCGCAGCTCGGGATGCTCTACGAGTGGCTGCAGCAGCCGTGCGCAATGCAGTGCATGCAGACTGAACTGATAGCAGTGGTGAAACACGACAGGCTGGAGCTGAACTCAGCATCAGAAAAAGGAAGCTGAAggttttcaaaaacatttgcaTTAATGTTTTGAATCACAGCGTGACATCTGAGGTCCGACTCCCAGCCAGCAGACTCAGCACTGAGTACCCAAAGGAGCTCAGACAACGTGAACTGGAGCCGCTTCACCTCTGTGCTAAAAGGTGACATGTAAAATGCATATTGAGAGGTTTGAATTAACATGAGCAGTCTTCATGTATGCTGAAAGCCCAGTGCTAACCCTGACCCTATCCCTGACCTTAACCCTGACCCTGACCCTAACCCTGACCTTAACCCCGACCCTAACCTTACCCATCCATAGCCATAGAGCTCCTAAGTCAGCTCTCTGTTTAGGACACGAGAATTGCATCTTCCTTTcccaaaattaaatgaaattaacGACATGAGACAGCCAAGAGGATCACTGACACAACCTGCCAGACCTGCATTCAGGATCCCAGGGTGCAAGCCTGATCATATAGAATTAAATGCAAAGAGAATGCTATGGAAACATCCTGCAGCTGAAGTGACCACAAGAAAGGgctcaatatttttttactcATGTTGAAGTTCAGCAGATGACTAACAAAGACCTAATGCTTTTCCATCTCTTGCCCTCATCCTGCATGTGCATGCAGCAAGAATCCCAGAAAGAGTGCTTCCAACAGCACCAACTTCGCTGCTCTCCTGGAAAGAACCCAGCAGAGAACATTTGAAACGCACGGatacagagcacagcacacaggaGCTCGTGAGATAGAAACTGCTGCGCACGGAGGTacaaacacaacagcagcagttcTGAGCATCTATAGAACAGATCCTTTTAAACCCAACATCTACAGCAAATTGCTCAGCCCACGTGAGAAAACGGCTGCTGCTTTATGTCTACCCCCTTCTGTTGGGCTGTGAGCTTGGAGAGGagactggcagagcgcagaggacCTCCCTATAGGCTGCTGCCCACCTCTGCAGTTCACACAAGAAGGTTTCTGTTCTTACCAATGAATTTCTGAGGCATGGAGCTTTTTCTCTTCGCCACGTTGCTCGCCAGCCTGTCCAGCACCAGGGCTCTCTCGGTCCCCATCTCAGCCTTGATGTGCCTTGCCTCCACGTTGGCTGGGTTGGAAAAGGcgaaaagaagaaaaaacaaaacgaaaataaggtagaaggaagggaaaaaaaaaaaaaaaaggaaaaggaagaagtgaaTGGTTTAATGTCCGGAGTTTGCCCACTCGTTAGGAGGAAACAGTTTGGAGGTCTGTTGTTAAGGGGGGTCGTTGCTTTCTCGGtcgctgctgctctctgtgcgGTGGGCACCGCTGCGGTCAGCGGGAGCAGcgctgagcacagagctgtgcaaaaGCGATGCAAAGGGAAGCGTGAGCCCGGCGGGCTGGACGGGAGGCTGCAGAGCATCACAGTGCTGGAGTCGGAGCTCTGTTGGCCTTTTTGCTTTGAGTAAGAGCCGCAGACACCTGCAGTCCCAGCCGAGGCTCCCACCCAGCGCTCAGCCCCACTGCACTGCTCCAGAGATCACTCACAGATCACTCACTGGGCGCCTCCTCACCAAGGGCCAagaagctgcagagctctgcagcgTCCCACTGAGCTCACACAACCCGCCTCGATCCCTCACAGCCCATCTTTTCAAGCATCATCACTGCTCCAACTCTTCTTTCCATCAGCTCATTGAGAATGCTCTCTCCTTCGCACACCTGAAAGCATTTGGTGTTTGAAAGCCAATTCAAACCTCCCAGATCTGTCAGAGAAGTGCACACGTGCACTAGGATCCCTCCCTTGAGCCTGGACCACGGGACGCCCCTGGACCACAATCCCTGGACCGTGGGAGGTCCCTGGACCAGTCCTTGGACCATGGGACGTCCTGAGGATCCTCCTATTCCCCAGAGCTCTCCTCCAGTGCCCACTGCTTCAGGGAAACAGCTGCACAGCAACAGAGCGGGGTCAGCCACGCTGCCACCTCATCTCACAACTACCCAACTAATAACAAGTGTAACTGCTGCAGCTTCACCCCAAAAACCAACCAGTATCGGTGGTGCTGCTTTGCTATTAAAGGAGCACGGAGGGCTGCAGCGTCGGGGaccacagcagtgacagctggATGCCTTTTCAGAGCTGGTGTCTTCCTTTTGGGGTTTGCTGCCTAAGAAGGATGGGGAAGGGCAATTTGCTTTCCCAAGGCAATACCAAAGTAGGAATACTGGCTCCTGGTGGAGGACAGGGATACCTGAAATATATGGAGCATCACCTAcatgagagagaagcagcaccAGGGAGCGGTGATATAAACACTGCTGTCACCTCGGTCCTGCTAAGTGCAGTTCTATTCAGTGCCAGGCTTAAATTACAGTTTGCTCAGCTCAAGGCACGAAGGTGCACTATCACCCTTCCATAGCTCTGCATGCAGCGCTTCCCTACAGACCTCCCAGCCCCTCCTCACGTGTTTATTGTGACTGCAGTCGGTATCAGATGGGTTTCGGGCAGCACAAAGCATGACTCACCAAACCTCAGCCAGAACGGGTCGGTGATGTTtgtgcagctcctggctcacGCAcgctgctgccagctcctgcgATGAGTCAGGACAGCCGGGGCAGCAGCACCTCGTGGGGTTTTTAATTCTGGAACTTCTGCTCCACAAACTGTCTGATCCCTTCTGAGCACTTCGTGTTACCTTCAGATAACAGCAGCTCACGCTCCGAGCTTCCCCAGCCCAGTCAGCTTCTACAGCGATTCAGTCGTGATGACAAGCCATTAATAACCattacttttttaaagaaaatccaCAACTGCCATGAGCAAAGCCATGCTAACACCTGCTGCCTCTCCACTGGCTTTTCTTGAgtagttttttcctttctagttCCCCCTTTCCTCAATTCTTATCTTTACCATCTCTTGCACTACTAAAGCTTGGATTTCCCATCCCCAGAATCTCTCTGTTCCTCCTGGtgagctcagagcagctcctgccatCTCTCCCACCAGCCCTGACACACAGCAGGGCATCAGTGCCCACCTGTCCTCTCAGTTATGTGCCACTGGGGGAACCCCAATGAGTGCCCCCCGTTTAGGGGGCAGtgagcagctccctgcaaagGCAACAGTGACCTTTGCCAGTGGGCATTTCTtcctaaagaaataaataacctCTGTTTATGGGGCATGAAACCGTCATCAGCATCTTCACAGATGCTGTAGGGAAACAGGATCTGCTCCCATGGTGCATCGCTCCTCCCATAGCACTGCACTCCCttccccaacccaacccaacgGTTTCACCCACCTCTGTGTCACCCCCAAGCACTCCAGGAACAATGTCTGTATTTAGGAAGCACTCCCTCTCAGAATTCTCTAAAGACTTCTCAAAGAAGGAGAGAAGTCACCAGATCCATCTCACccatctcctcctgccatgACCCTCCCCATCTCATGCCCATACCCAGCAGGAGATCCTACTCTGTACTCCGACCCCAATTTGAAGAACTCATTATCTAATTATAACACGTACCTCAACATAAATTTCAGGTTTGACTGGCAGAAAGGACTGAGTGCTTTGCTCAGTTACACTGAGAGCTGAACAGTCATAAGGAAACCCCAAACCCCTGAAGCACTCAGCCTGTTTCAGAACATGGTACAGGGACACCCTACAAGCCGAGTGGTCCAACAGCACAGCCGGAAAACTGAAGTATCTCTACAGATGCTGCAAGAACCTCTGCAAACACATCTCCCCACCAGCTCTGGTCGCTGTGCAGAGCacggacagcagcacctctccCATACCTCGCTGTTTCCATAGCGTGGTTTCTCTCGCCCCATAAACGAGAGTGTCATTTTTAGAACGTGTGGGCATTGTATTCAAAACCCTCAAGCACAAAGCCGAGCTCGAATTAGAGGCATTGCTTCCTGCCACTTCTCAGTGTGGTCACTAAATAATGGAGAGTGGAGACGAGGCGGGTTATTGTGCAATGAGAACATCGCGACCAGAGATCGTTATCAGGGCCCGAGCAACGCTGCTGCATGAAGCTGCTCTTCAGAGGTGTTTCCATGCTGCTGGGCCAGGAACGTGCAAACCTCGTGTTAAAAAGCAAGCAGGATGGGAACGGCACTGCTGGTGCCTCGCGGTGCTTCGGTTATATGGGCAGTGGCACACAGAGATGGCTCCGTGTGGAAGGGTGGAAAGGACTGCAGGAAAAGGGGCTGAAATCCAAAGCAAAGGGAGTAACGGGAAAAGGGTCAGGAGTCTGAAAGCGATGTTAAAAATGAGCACAAAGTGCTCCTCtttgggagggaaaaaataaatcagaagcaTCAACCAACCCGCCAAGGTCCCCCTCCGCTCCGCGACGCCGACAGCAGAAAActgaatgcaaagaaaacaccTCGGCAAGACAGGAGTTCCTGTTTTTCATCACTCACTGCTCCACGAGAAACACTGCCATGTGTTTTCGGGAGGGCTGAGAGAGCACAGCCACGTCGTGTGCTGGAAACTCACGTTTCCTCTGCGACCACTTTGAGGCGCGCGGCGCTGCGCTGCAGGCTGTGGATAAGTGACGTGTTGCTATTCTGAAATGAATGTGAGCCATGAGAATGGTGTAAAAGCAGAGATGTAGGGTGGTatcatgttttccattttcccgCGGTGGACACCTCGGGGCGATTGCCATCGTGACAGTGTGTACTGTAACACAAAACCACAGTCACAATGTGCACAAGTTCTCATGAAAACCAAAACTTGCTGACGCTCACACAGCCAGCGCCTTTTTCTGATGCTGTAAAGCAACGATTGCTTGCTGGAAAGAAGGAGCTCCACGAGCACCATTCAACCACTGCTTCTTCAGGGTGGTTTCTCAGTGCATGACACACAGACCCTCCCTGCACAGGGTAAGGATCCTTGTTGCATGGAGTTATCACCAGATTGCTGAGGGTTATTTGGGCATGGCTTGGGTTCTGTGagttctgctgcacagcagcatcaCTGAGCACAGCTTTTGGGTTATCACGAGACAGCCTTCGTTAACACTGCCGTCTCTCTAAACGTGTCACCTACAGAAACGCTGCCTGGAAGGTGTTTTAGTTGTATTCAGGGCCACTGTGAGATAAAAAAAGTGATTCCAAGGAAAGcgttctgctgctggctgcccaggggagcGCTGAACCAGACCCTCCTGGGAGACACTGCACCCCCTGAATCACTGGAAGCCATTGGAGCAAAACCATGAGCTAACAGCTCACCAGACGCCCTGTTTGTAAACACCAGAATGATGCacaaaaagagagaacagaGCCCTGCCACGCGAGGCACTCACCCGGCTCACAGCCGCCGGTGCTCTGCAGGTACGTGCGGCACCGCTCCTTGTGCTCCTCCAGAGAGCTCCTCTGCTTGTAGCTCCGGCCACAGAACTCACACTTGTAGGGCTTCTCCACTGTGAAATGGAGGGGAGAGTTAAATATCTGCAGGAACACCCGCCCATCCTGGCGCTCAGGCgtactgctgctggcagcctaATATTCGGCGCATGGAGAATGCTTCACATTTCTGTTGGGATTATGAGCATGGAAACTGCCACAAAATCGGGGTTACTGGGGTTATATTACATCCCTAAGCTCCCTAAAGCCTGACctgagctggcagctcctctCAGCATCTCCTCCCCTGGCAGAATGGTACCGTGCTGCCATGTCCCACCTGCCCGGCATTGCTCCGTCAGCACTGGGTTCTTTAAGGATTTCATGAAAGTGATGAAAATGAGaccaaaacaaaatcatttgtGGGTTCAGTTCATCTCCAAACAACCTTATCAGAAAGCACATTGTGTTCCTAGTTCGCTTTCTTTATGCTGTTTAATTAGCCAGCCCTCAAACTCTGGCCTCGGTAAGCACCAGTTGTGTTGGGAGCACGATGTGCTGTGGGGGTACGATCACAACAACTGCTCTGGCCCTTGGCCAGACCCACCTCATTCACTCACATCAGGTAAATCTCAATTTTAGCTTTGGTTCTTtgtgaggtttgttttttttcttttctatgcaGCACTGTGCGGAGATAATATCTATCATTTAGAacatctgctttctttctgggCCCCCTTATAAGACAGGAAATCAAAGAGCAGCATGGTCTGGCTCTTAAAGAATTGGAGGAACTCATCCATTTCTACCCAGCCTGTTACTCGCATCacctcagctctgtgcctccGTTTCTCCCACCTGTGCAATGGACACAACGCCCTACGCCAAACTCGAGGGATTGCACCGCACTTGTGGAGCAGGTTAAGAAGTTCAGATGAAAGGCACTACCCAGCACCGAGGTGCTACCAGCACCAACGCTGCCTTTGGTTCTGCTCCTACAGGTGTTCGAGCACATCCAGGGC from Meleagris gallopavo isolate NT-WF06-2002-E0010 breed Aviagen turkey brand Nicholas breeding stock chromosome 29, Turkey_5.1, whole genome shotgun sequence carries:
- the IKZF3 gene encoding zinc finger protein Aiolos isoform X2, which codes for MENPEESEIPYSYPREYNEYEGIKLERHLGSYDNARPASGKMTCDICGLACISLNVLMVHKRSHTVEKPYKCEFCGRSYKQRSSLEEHKERCRTYLQSTGGCEPANVEARHIKAEMGTERALVLDRLASNVAKRKSSMPQKFIGEKRHSFDVNYSSSFVYEKEGDIVQGRMMDQAINNAISFLGAEALRPLVQTPPAPTPEMVPVISTLYPMALPRADVPNGSDEKSHVPLREHALSPNNSGHDSTDTDSNHEERPNPPFPQGPVLPVPRNGLPALKDFPRPYDIIKPPAMCPRDAFKVINKDGEAIGAYRCDHCRVLFLDYVMFTIHMGCHGFRDPFECNVCGYRSHDRYEFSSHIARGEHRVLLK
- the IKZF3 gene encoding zinc finger protein Aiolos isoform X1 is translated as MENPEESEIPYSYPREYNEYEGIKLERHLGSYDNARPASGKMTCDICGLACISLNVLMVHKRSHTGERPFQCNQCGASFTQKGNLLRHIKLHTGEKPFKCHLCSYACQRRDALTGHLRTHSVEKPYKCEFCGRSYKQRSSLEEHKERCRTYLQSTGGCEPANVEARHIKAEMGTERALVLDRLASNVAKRKSSMPQKFIGEKRHSFDVNYSSSFVYEKEGDIVQGRMMDQAINNAISFLGAEALRPLVQTPPAPTPEMVPVISTLYPMALPRADVPNGSDEKSHVPLREHALSPNNSGHDSTDTDSNHEERPNPPFPQGPVLPVPRNGLPALKDFPRPYDIIKPPAMCPRDAFKVINKDGEAIGAYRCDHCRVLFLDYVMFTIHMGCHGFRDPFECNVCGYRSHDRYEFSSHIARGEHRVLLK